One Fictibacillus halophilus genomic window, CTTCTGCAGGTGTGAGTATTATTGGAGCCATTGCTGCATTCTTTGCTATCAAACCTGAGAAGAAAAAGGGTGGGGGAGACGAAGAGAAGAAAGATCCTAAGCCAACGTCAAAATTAAAACCTGCTTTAGAATAAAAGTCAGTGAACAAAAAACAAGGGCATTGCATTTAAAATCTATGCAAGCCCTTGTTTTTATTATTGTTTGATGAGTACGATTCTTGCAGGTGATGCATCAAGCCCTCTTATTTTAAGCGGAGCAGCCACCATCAAATATTCGCCTTCAGGAACTTCTTTTAATTGAAGTCCTTCGATAATAATGATGTTGTTTTGAAAAAGCTGTTTGTGAGTAGGATGATTTTCTTGTGCTCTCTCTACCCCTAATGCGTCGATTCCAACACCTACTATACCGATTTCAGCCAATACTTTGGCGGCATCACTGTTTACGTAAATAAATTCAAAGTTGAATTCTGTGTCCCAGGAATTTTTTGTTTTAAAAAGGACGAAATCATCTTTTTGAATATCTTTATCAGCCAAATCTTCAGCTGAAATGTAACCAGTAGAACTTGTAAGATCGATGACTTTCGCTTTTCGAACCAATTTTTCGATCGGAAGGGTTTCAATCGTATCACCGCCAGGAACCATATGTAGAGGAGCGTCAACATGTGTTCCTGTGTGAACATCCATTGAGATACGCGTTTCTGTAACATGACCATTTTGTGCTGTGTTGAACTGTGGTTGTTTCTCAGGTTTGTTTTTATAGACCGGCATTCCCTCGAAAATCGGTAATGAGACATCATATATTTTCATGAACTAACATTCCTCTCTAACTTTTGTAGGTTCCCACCAAGAATGTCCGTCAGCTTTCAAGAGTTCGTCCGCTTCCACAGGTCCCATGCTTCCTGACGGATAGTGAGTGAGTGGAGCTCCCGTTCCGTCTTGCCATGATTTCGTAATTCGGTCAATAAAGTCCCAGCTCAGTGCCACTTCATCCCAGCGTGTGAAATAAGTAGAATTACCAAGAAGGCAATCGTGCAGAAGCTTCTCATATGCTTCTGGTGAGTTCATTTCGGCTGTATTCTTATTGTTGTATGTCATATCGATCGGCAAGAGGTCAGGCGTGTCACCTTTTGGTTTAGCATTTAGAGTTAGACTAACACCTTCATCTGGTTGAACATGAATTCTTAATAAATTTGGTAGATAGTTTTCTGTGTTCGCATGATAGAGTGCCATCGGACCTTGTTTAAATTGAATGACGATCTCTGTAGATTTTACAGCCATTCGTTTACCTGTTCGAATATAAAACGGAACGCCTGTCCAACGGAAATTGTCAATAAACAACTTAGCTGCTACAAATGTTTCTGTTTGAGACTTCGGATCAACATTCTCTTCATTTAAATAACCAGGAACTTGT contains:
- a CDS encoding cyclase family protein → MKIYDVSLPIFEGMPVYKNKPEKQPQFNTAQNGHVTETRISMDVHTGTHVDAPLHMVPGGDTIETLPIEKLVRKAKVIDLTSSTGYISAEDLADKDIQKDDFVLFKTKNSWDTEFNFEFIYVNSDAAKVLAEIGIVGVGIDALGVERAQENHPTHKQLFQNNIIIIEGLQLKEVPEGEYLMVAAPLKIRGLDASPARIVLIKQ